A section of the Arabiibacter massiliensis genome encodes:
- a CDS encoding ATP-grasp domain-containing protein — translation MIVLDEPYASEPLAQWLEESQHPVLDNGFARTVAPGKLNLVAPEEAVRRIDGGERVYTNSENALSWIADNVGNESLVRAIGLFKDKAAMRRALSSLDPELFFKTCSVDELFKLDFSQLEAPFVLKPSVGFCSMGVYAIQDRDDWERALADIQKNASTWHDMYPESVIGAGSFILEGYITGTEYALDAYFDEAGRARILNVLRHDFASPEDTSDRMYVTSAPIVRETSPLFTAWLDRVNALVGARNFPVHVEVRVEDGHVSPIEFNPLRFAGLGGTDVSWYGYGYRTYQAFLEDDAPDFDAAFAGKDDKVYTMSLLNPPASATGEEAFDYDAFAERFTNVLELRRFDVNRVGNYGFLFLETDADSAGELDFLMRSDLEEFLR, via the coding sequence ATGATAGTGCTCGATGAGCCGTACGCTTCCGAACCGCTCGCGCAGTGGCTCGAGGAGTCGCAGCATCCGGTGCTCGACAACGGCTTCGCCCGCACGGTGGCGCCCGGCAAGCTGAACCTGGTGGCGCCCGAGGAGGCCGTCCGCCGCATCGACGGCGGCGAGCGCGTGTACACGAACTCGGAGAACGCGCTTTCGTGGATCGCGGACAACGTGGGCAACGAGTCCCTCGTGCGCGCCATCGGCCTGTTCAAGGACAAGGCCGCCATGCGCCGCGCGCTCTCCTCGCTCGATCCGGAGCTGTTCTTCAAGACGTGCTCGGTGGACGAGCTGTTCAAGCTGGATTTCTCGCAGCTGGAGGCCCCGTTCGTGCTCAAGCCCTCCGTGGGCTTCTGCAGCATGGGCGTCTACGCGATCCAGGACCGCGACGATTGGGAGCGCGCGCTCGCCGACATCCAGAAGAACGCCTCAACCTGGCACGACATGTACCCGGAAAGCGTGATCGGCGCGGGCTCGTTCATCTTGGAGGGCTACATCACGGGCACCGAGTACGCGCTGGACGCCTACTTCGACGAAGCGGGCCGCGCGCGCATCCTCAACGTGCTGCGCCACGACTTCGCCTCGCCCGAGGACACCTCCGACCGCATGTACGTGACGAGCGCCCCCATCGTGCGCGAGACGTCGCCGCTGTTCACCGCCTGGCTCGACCGCGTGAACGCGCTCGTGGGCGCGCGCAACTTCCCCGTGCACGTGGAGGTGCGCGTGGAGGACGGGCACGTGAGCCCCATCGAGTTCAACCCGCTGCGCTTCGCGGGCCTCGGCGGCACCGATGTCAGCTGGTACGGCTACGGCTACCGCACCTACCAGGCGTTCCTCGAGGACGACGCGCCCGACTTCGACGCGGCGTTCGCCGGCAAGGACGACAAGGTGTACACGATGTCGCTTCTGAACCCGCCGGCGTCGGCCACGGGGGAGGAGGCCTTCGACTACGACGCGTTCGCCGAGCGGTTCACCAACGTGCTGGAGCTGCGGCGCTTCGACGTGAACCGCGTGGGCAACTACGGGTTCCTGTTCCTCGAAACCGATGCTGATTCGGCCGGCGAGCTGGACTTCCTCATGAGATCCGACCTCGAGGAGTTCCTCCGCTAG
- a CDS encoding lysylphosphatidylglycerol synthase transmembrane domain-containing protein has translation MKLNIRNLLIGLVIVIVLAVVLLRGDQLVELAETIKKGSIVPLVAAVLTQLGKYFAQSFAYSYAFEAVDEHMSPRSTLPLVFGTFFVNTIAPSLNLAGTTLVVDDARRRGIAPGKATSAALLMQITIDSGFATIMLVAFAILALTVGLSPLWFLLGLLVIALVGAMVTILVLGRKRPALVLRLLRPVERLVDRVLTRFKKKPLDPWVERVVCSFSDAAGLIARNPKTTAKAFGCSIGASACELACFSLVGVGFGVNHPEALICGYVVATLFAMISITPQGVGVVEAAVVVAFTSFGESAAAGLSIALVYRGIVFWMPFLIGAILIQTTKTFKRGAKQAVRTSDKRKR, from the coding sequence GTGAAGCTCAATATCAGAAACCTGCTCATCGGGCTCGTCATCGTCATCGTGCTGGCGGTGGTGCTGCTGCGCGGCGACCAGCTGGTGGAGCTGGCGGAGACCATCAAGAAGGGCTCCATCGTGCCGCTCGTGGCCGCGGTGCTCACGCAGCTGGGCAAGTACTTCGCGCAGAGCTTCGCGTATTCCTACGCCTTCGAGGCCGTGGACGAGCACATGAGCCCGCGGAGCACGTTGCCGCTGGTGTTCGGCACGTTCTTCGTGAACACCATCGCGCCCTCGCTCAACCTGGCGGGCACGACGCTGGTGGTGGACGACGCGCGCCGCCGCGGCATCGCTCCGGGAAAGGCCACGTCGGCGGCGCTGCTCATGCAGATAACCATCGATTCGGGCTTCGCCACCATCATGCTGGTGGCCTTCGCCATCCTGGCGCTCACGGTGGGGCTCTCGCCGCTGTGGTTCTTGCTGGGGCTGCTGGTGATCGCGCTGGTGGGTGCCATGGTGACCATCCTCGTGCTGGGCCGCAAGCGCCCGGCGCTGGTGCTGCGCCTCCTGCGTCCCGTCGAGCGGCTGGTGGACCGCGTGCTGACGCGCTTCAAGAAGAAGCCGCTCGACCCGTGGGTGGAGCGCGTGGTGTGCTCGTTCTCCGACGCTGCCGGCCTCATCGCGCGCAACCCCAAGACCACGGCGAAGGCGTTCGGCTGCTCCATCGGGGCCAGCGCGTGCGAGCTCGCGTGCTTCTCCCTGGTGGGCGTCGGCTTCGGCGTGAACCATCCCGAGGCGCTCATCTGCGGGTACGTGGTGGCCACGCTGTTCGCCATGATCTCCATCACGCCGCAGGGCGTGGGCGTGGTGGAGGCCGCCGTGGTGGTGGCGTTCACGTCGTTCGGCGAATCGGCCGCCGCGGGCCTGTCCATCGCGCTCGTGTACCGCGGCATCGTGTTCTGGATGCCGTTCCTCATCGGCGCCATCCTCATCCAGACCACCAAGACCTTCAAGCGCGGCGCCAAGCAAGCCGTCCGCACCTCCGACAAGCGCAAGCGCTGA